The nucleotide window CTTGGGCGAAACTGCCGACATGCTGCGGGATACTGTCCGTTCCTATAGCCAGGATCGCATTGCACCGATGGCTGAAAAGATAGATCGCGAAGACTGGTTTCCGCGAGAGATCTGGCCGGAGATGGGAGAGCTTGGCCTGCACGGTATAACGGTCGAAGAGGAATGGGGCGGTTCGGGGCTCGGGTACCTTGAGCACTGCATCGCAATGGAAGAAGTCAGTCGGGCTTCCGCCTCGATCGGCCTGAGCTATGGAGCGCATTCCAACCTTTGTGTGAACCAGCTGCGACGTTGGGGGCGCGACGACCAAAAAAAGCGGTATCTGGAGAAACTTGTCACTGGTGAGCATCTGGGGGCACTGGCAATGTCGGAGCCGGGGGCCGGCTCAGACGTGGTGTCCATGAAATTGCGCGCTGACAAGAAGGGCGACAAATACATCCTCAATGGATCCAAGATGTGGATCACAAACGGGCCTTCGGCCGAAACAATGATCATCTATGCCAAGACGGATGCAAATGCCGGTCCGAAGGGCATCACAGCTTTTCTGGTCGAAAAAGAATTTCCGGGCTTTTCGGTCGCCCAAAAACTGGACAAGCTGGGCATGCGTGGCTCTGAAACCGGAGAATTGGTGTTTCAGGATTGTGAGGTGCCAGAAGAAAACGTGCTGGGAGAAGTCGGAAAGGGCGTCAATGTCCTGATGTCTGGCCTTGACTACGAACGCGCTGTCCTGGCCGCTGGCGCGGTCGGTATCATGCAGGCTGCGATGGATGTCGTTATCCCGTACGTTCATGAACGCGAGCAGTTCGGACAACCGATCGGGACGTTCCAGCTCGTTCAGGGCAAGGTCGCGGATATGTATGTGACCATGAACGCCACAAAATCATATGTTTATGCGGTCGCCAAGGCGTGCGACC belongs to Roseibium porphyridii and includes:
- a CDS encoding isovaleryl-CoA dehydrogenase, which produces MIRNDFPGFNFDLGETADMLRDTVRSYSQDRIAPMAEKIDREDWFPREIWPEMGELGLHGITVEEEWGGSGLGYLEHCIAMEEVSRASASIGLSYGAHSNLCVNQLRRWGRDDQKKRYLEKLVTGEHLGALAMSEPGAGSDVVSMKLRADKKGDKYILNGSKMWITNGPSAETMIIYAKTDANAGPKGITAFLVEKEFPGFSVAQKLDKLGMRGSETGELVFQDCEVPEENVLGEVGKGVNVLMSGLDYERAVLAAGAVGIMQAAMDVVIPYVHEREQFGQPIGTFQLVQGKVADMYVTMNATKSYVYAVAKACDRGETTREDAAGAILYAAENATKIALDAIQLLGGNGYINEYPTGRLLRDAKLYEIGAGTSEIRRMLIGREIFNKTT